A window from Cryobacterium sp. SO1 encodes these proteins:
- a CDS encoding flagellar protein FlgN has translation MFQQRKGSDDVGANELSAVLWRERELLELLVFKLDEEQLLLSAGRTRWVQHATREVEQVLELVREAGLGRSVEVAALATQWGTSQDATLSELVQQAPAGPWSDIFTAHLTAMTELIAQIRSLRDVNEQFLRSAARYTQESLAGVDAQATTYDARGTSGAHATGARLFDQSL, from the coding sequence GTGTTTCAACAGCGGAAGGGCAGTGACGACGTGGGCGCCAACGAATTGTCTGCCGTGCTGTGGCGTGAGCGTGAGCTGCTCGAACTGCTCGTCTTCAAGCTCGACGAGGAACAGCTGCTCCTCAGCGCCGGCCGCACCCGGTGGGTGCAGCACGCCACTCGCGAGGTGGAGCAGGTTCTCGAACTGGTCCGCGAGGCTGGCCTGGGCCGTTCGGTCGAGGTCGCGGCGCTCGCCACCCAGTGGGGTACCTCCCAGGACGCCACGCTGAGCGAACTGGTCCAGCAGGCGCCCGCCGGCCCGTGGAGCGACATCTTCACCGCCCACCTGACGGCCATGACCGAGTTGATCGCGCAGATCCGCAGCCTGCGCGACGTGAACGAACAGTTCCTGCGTTCCGCCGCCCGCTACACCCAGGAATCCCTGGCCGGCGTCGACGCGCAAGCCACCACCTACGATGCCCGCGGAACCTCCGGCGCTCACGCGACCGGCGCCC
- the fliD gene encoding flagellar filament capping protein FliD — translation MGLSIDGLISGQDTTTLINNLIAVEAIPQTLLKGKVTAAQAYTTAVQGLNAQVAALSDAATKASKPASYDLHTATSSSGQVTATTSPGAAAGVLDVTVGRLAQNQVTVTGPLTAWPDATLTLTDAAGKATVLTPASTSLDDVVTAVNAAGLAITATKVAVGADGFRVQFSSSTTGSAAAFTVTGGTVPTTQVKGAQDAQVTLWAGSSAEQTITSGSNTFTNLLPGLDVTVQAVSTTPVTLTVTRDDAAISKMAGGLVSGLNDIFAVITNRSAVSTTTDASGKSVTTAGLFAGDSTIRTVKQNLLSAASMPVDGRSPSEIGISITKSGTLEFDAEKFAAALAKDPAGVMKTVQEISGRVATAAATASDKYDGTLTTTVTSQQSQVRTMGLEISDWDLRLTAKRSSLERVYTAMESRLGELKAQSSWLTSQINSLPDTYTGTSS, via the coding sequence ATGGGACTCTCCATCGATGGCCTGATCAGTGGCCAGGACACCACGACCCTGATCAACAACCTGATCGCGGTCGAGGCGATCCCGCAGACGCTGCTCAAGGGCAAGGTCACAGCGGCCCAGGCCTACACCACCGCCGTGCAGGGGCTGAACGCCCAGGTGGCCGCCCTCTCCGACGCCGCCACCAAAGCGAGCAAGCCCGCCAGCTACGACCTCCACACAGCCACCAGCAGTTCCGGCCAAGTCACCGCGACCACCAGCCCCGGCGCCGCCGCCGGTGTGCTCGATGTCACGGTCGGCAGGCTCGCCCAGAACCAGGTCACCGTCACCGGACCCCTCACCGCCTGGCCGGATGCCACCCTCACGCTCACCGACGCCGCCGGAAAAGCCACCGTGCTCACGCCGGCATCCACATCGCTCGACGACGTCGTGACCGCCGTCAACGCCGCCGGGCTCGCCATCACCGCCACCAAGGTCGCCGTGGGCGCCGACGGCTTCCGGGTGCAGTTCAGCAGCAGCACCACCGGCTCCGCCGCGGCCTTCACCGTCACCGGCGGCACGGTTCCGACCACTCAGGTCAAGGGCGCCCAGGATGCCCAGGTCACGCTCTGGGCCGGCAGCTCCGCCGAACAGACCATCACATCGGGCAGCAACACCTTCACCAACCTGCTGCCCGGTCTGGACGTCACCGTCCAAGCGGTCTCCACCACGCCGGTAACCCTCACCGTGACCAGGGACGACGCCGCCATCAGCAAGATGGCCGGTGGCTTGGTCAGCGGGTTGAATGATATCTTCGCCGTCATCACCAACCGGTCGGCCGTCTCCACCACGACCGACGCCTCGGGCAAGAGCGTCACCACGGCCGGGCTCTTCGCCGGCGACAGCACCATCCGCACCGTCAAGCAGAACCTGCTCTCCGCCGCGTCGATGCCCGTCGACGGTCGCTCGCCGTCGGAGATCGGCATCAGCATCACCAAGAGCGGCACCCTGGAATTCGACGCCGAGAAATTCGCCGCCGCCCTGGCCAAGGACCCGGCCGGTGTGATGAAGACCGTGCAGGAGATCTCCGGCCGGGTCGCGACGGCAGCGGCGACGGCATCCGACAAGTACGACGGCACCCTCACCACCACCGTCACCAGCCAACAGTCCCAGGTGCGCACGATGGGCCTGGAGATCAGCGACTGGGACCTCAGGCTCACCGCCAAACGCAGCTCGCTCGAACGGGTGTACACGGCCATGGAATCCAGGCTGGGGGAGCTCAAGGCGCAGTCCTCCTGGCTCACCTCGCAGATCAATTCACTACCCGACACCTACACAGGGACCTCAAGCTGA
- the fliS gene encoding flagellar export chaperone FliS has product MTTTLFPSHQFPSHQLPAQRLPAQQLPAQQSAQPSAAQLAGAQAKRAQLGREAVLSATPVRLLTMLYDRLMLDLTRAEDAQVGEDWPVASENLLHAQAIVDELTTSLNVTAWDGADGLLAIYTYVSNALIGANIHRDVARTRESIALLEPLRQAWHEAAGALPAPQTAPSAEGYRGVA; this is encoded by the coding sequence ATGACAACCACACTGTTCCCGTCCCACCAGTTCCCGTCCCACCAGTTGCCGGCGCAGCGGTTGCCGGCACAGCAGCTGCCGGCACAGCAGTCAGCGCAGCCATCGGCAGCCCAGCTCGCCGGCGCGCAAGCCAAGCGTGCCCAGCTGGGCCGTGAGGCTGTGCTCTCGGCCACACCCGTGCGCCTGCTCACCATGCTCTACGACAGGCTGATGCTCGACCTGACCCGCGCCGAGGACGCCCAGGTCGGCGAGGACTGGCCGGTCGCATCCGAGAACCTGCTGCACGCCCAGGCGATCGTCGACGAACTCACCACTTCCCTGAACGTCACGGCCTGGGACGGCGCCGACGGCCTGCTGGCGATCTACACTTACGTGTCGAACGCACTGATCGGTGCGAACATCCACCGGGACGTGGCGCGCACCCGCGAGAGCATCGCCCTGCTCGAGCCGCTGCGCCAGGCCTGGCACGAAGCCGCCGGCGCCCTGCCCGCCCCGCAGACTGCTCCGAGTGCGGAGGGCTACCGTGGAGTCGCCTGA
- a CDS encoding sigma-70 family RNA polymerase sigma factor produces the protein MSDVWAKARHLSRDDLASAGSLALITSADAFDPALGVPFGAFARRRIIGAFADEMRSNDWATRMARRRIKDTRQVQETLAVALGRSATVDEVAAALGVDRETALAGLADSERTLTALDDNTAEFLVADTVLPEESLLSAERLAYLRAAVVALPERMRLIVEQVYFEDRSVKEIAADLGITHSAVSQQRSEAIRLLRDGLGTHYADDAEIGYLPESTVAPARRSAYLSRMADQAMLGMAIMAHDRVPDAVPVLSIAPTTDSGTAGSSARATDRLAGVSDITAVQPSIRDTRELFSSNG, from the coding sequence GTGTCCGACGTCTGGGCGAAGGCCCGCCACCTCTCCCGCGACGACCTGGCCTCCGCCGGCTCGCTGGCCCTGATCACCTCCGCCGATGCGTTCGACCCGGCCCTCGGCGTGCCGTTCGGTGCCTTCGCCCGCCGCCGCATCATCGGCGCCTTCGCCGACGAGATGCGCTCAAACGACTGGGCTACGCGGATGGCCCGCCGCCGGATCAAGGACACCCGCCAGGTGCAGGAGACCCTCGCCGTGGCCCTGGGCCGCAGCGCCACCGTCGACGAGGTCGCCGCGGCCCTCGGCGTCGACCGGGAGACCGCGCTGGCCGGACTGGCCGATTCCGAACGCACCCTCACTGCCCTCGACGACAACACCGCGGAATTCCTCGTCGCCGACACCGTGCTTCCCGAGGAGTCCCTGCTGTCTGCCGAACGTCTCGCCTACCTGAGGGCCGCCGTCGTCGCACTCCCGGAGCGGATGCGTCTGATCGTGGAGCAGGTGTATTTCGAGGACCGCTCGGTCAAGGAGATCGCCGCAGACCTGGGCATCACCCACTCCGCCGTGTCCCAGCAGCGTTCGGAGGCCATCCGTCTTCTCCGCGACGGCTTGGGCACCCACTACGCCGACGACGCCGAGATCGGGTACCTGCCGGAGTCCACCGTGGCACCGGCCCGGCGCAGTGCCTACCTGTCCAGGATGGCCGACCAGGCGATGCTCGGCATGGCGATCATGGCGCATGACAGGGTGCCGGATGCCGTTCCGGTCTTGTCCATCGCCCCCACGACGGACTCCGGAACTGCCGGCTCCTCGGCTCGTGCGACCGACAGGTTGGCCGGCGTCAGTGACATCACCGCGGTGCAGCCGAGCATTCGGGACACCCGCGAACTTTTCTCCAGCAACGGCTAA
- a CDS encoding flagellin — MGMQINTNLAANNTYRNLASTQTDMAKSLERLSSGLRINRAADDAAGLAISEGLKSQVGGLTVASRNAQDAVSVIQTAEGSLSEVQTILQRVRDLAVQAGNGSNNADSRAAIATEVTALGEELTRISASTNFNGTKLLDAAAGTTPLTFQVGAGGVAVEDQISVTLTDVAAIGTAVSGLAATGFADSTAALATINTIDGHIKDVSTSRASLGADQNRFESVIRNLAVSKENLTAAGSRIRDTDMAEEMVKYTRSSILSQAGTAMLAQANQSNQGVLTLLR; from the coding sequence ATGGGTATGCAGATCAACACCAACCTCGCGGCAAACAACACCTACCGCAACCTGGCTTCGACCCAGACCGACATGGCCAAGTCGCTCGAGCGCCTCTCCAGCGGCCTCCGCATCAACCGCGCAGCGGATGACGCAGCCGGCCTGGCCATCTCCGAGGGACTGAAGTCGCAGGTCGGTGGCCTCACGGTCGCCAGCCGCAACGCCCAGGACGCCGTCTCGGTCATCCAGACCGCTGAAGGTTCCTTGAGCGAGGTCCAGACCATCCTGCAGCGCGTTCGTGACCTCGCCGTTCAGGCCGGTAACGGCTCGAACAACGCCGATTCGCGTGCCGCCATCGCCACCGAGGTCACGGCGCTGGGCGAAGAACTGACTCGTATCAGTGCGTCGACCAACTTCAATGGCACCAAGCTTCTCGACGCGGCAGCGGGCACCACGCCGCTGACCTTCCAGGTCGGCGCCGGCGGAGTGGCAGTCGAAGACCAAATCTCGGTCACGCTGACCGACGTCGCGGCCATCGGCACCGCTGTCTCCGGACTCGCGGCCACCGGCTTCGCCGACTCCACGGCGGCACTTGCGACGATCAACACGATCGACGGCCACATCAAGGATGTGTCCACCTCGCGTGCCTCGCTCGGTGCCGACCAGAACCGGTTCGAGAGCGTCATCCGCAACCTGGCCGTCTCCAAGGAGAACCTCACCGCTGCCGGTTCGCGTATCCGCGACACCGACATGGCCGAGGAAATGGTCAAGTACACCCGCTCCAGCATCCTGTCGCAGGCCGGCACCGCCATGCTCGCGCAGGCGAACCAGTCCAACCAGGGCGTCCTGACGCTGCTGCGCTAA